GTGGTTGTATAGATGGTGAAGGGAATAGAGTCGAGTACAGATACTCGGGGTTGTATAGATGGTGAAGTGAATAGGGCCGAGTACAGATACTTGGTGAAGAGAATAGGGCCGAGTACAGATACTTGGGGTTCTATAGATGGTGAAAAGAATAGGGCCGAGTACAGATACTTGGTGAAGAGAATAGGACCGAGTACAGATACTTGGTGAAGAGAATAGGGCCGAGTACAGATACTTGGGGTTGTATAGATGGTGAAAAGAATAGGGCCGAGTACAGATACTTGGTGAAGAGAATAGGGCCGAGTACAGATACTTGGTGAAGAGAATAGGGCCGAGTACAGATACTTGGTGAAGAGAATAGGACCGAGTACAGATACTTGGTGAAGAGAATAGGGCCGAGTACAGATACTTGGGGTTGTATAGATGGTGAAAAGAATAGGGCCGAGTACAGATACTTGGTGAAGAGAATAGGGCCGAGTACAGATACTTGTGGTTGTATAGATGGTGAAGGGAATAGAGTCGAGTACAGATACTTGGGGTAGTATAGATGGTGAAGTGAATAGGGCCGAGTACAGATACTTGGTGAAGAGAATAGGACCGAGTACAGATACTTGGTGAAGAGAATAGGGCCGAGTACAGATACTTGGGGTTGTATAGATGGTGAAAAGAATAGGGCCGAGTACAGATACTTGGTGAAGAGAATAGGGCCGAGTACAGATACTTGGTGAAGAGAATAGGGCCGAGTACAGATACTTGGTGAAGAGAATAGGGCCGAGTACAGATACTTGGGGTTGTATAGATGGTGAAAAGAATAGGGCCGAGTACAGATACTTGGTGAAGAGAATAGGGCCGAGTACAGATACTTGGGGTTGTATAGATGGTGAAAAGAATAGGGCCGAGTACAGATACTTGGTGAAGAGAATAGGGCCGAGTACAGATACTTGGTGAAGAGAATAGGGCCGAGTACAGATACTTGGTGAAGAGAATAGGACCGAGTACAGATACTTGGTGAAGAGAATAGGGCTGAGTACAGATACTTGGGGTTGTATAGATGGTGAAAAGAATAGGGCCGAGTACAGATACTTGGTGAAGAGAATAGGGCCGAGTACAGATACTTGTGGTTGTATAGATGGTGAAGGGAATAGAGTCGAGTACAGATACTTGGGGTTGTATAGATGGTGAAGTGAATAGGGCCGAGTACAGATACTTGGTGAAGAGAATAGGGCCGAGTACAGATACTTGGGGTTGTATAGATGGTGAAAAGAATAGGGCCGAGTACAGATACTTGGTGAAGAGAATAGGGCCGAGTACAGATACTTGGTGAAGTGAATAGGGCCGAGTACAGATACTTGGTGAAGTGAATAGGGCCGAGTACAGATACTTGTGGTTGTATAGATGGTGAAGGGAATAGGACCGAGTACAGATACTTGGTGAAGGGAACAGGGCCGAGTACAGATACTTGTGGTTGTATAGATGGTGAAGGGAATAGGGCCCAGTACAGATACTTGTGGTTGTATAGCCGGTGAAGAGAATAGGGCCGATTACAGATATTTGTGGTTAAATTCAaaccaacaaaaccaaaacagattacactgtacacagtttctaCAAAACAAATCAAGAGAAGAGAGAGTTTTTACTTGTTATACTGGATGTGACTTTCCAACATTTAaacgctgaaataccaggaggTGATTCCCAAACGTTAATAAAGAAATGgggaaacattccagttgaaataTAATTCACAGATAATTTCCTGAAGGCAATAAAGgcctgcacatatttgaaactactggtccgatacaataacaaccggcgctggGCCTCTGAGTCAGCAGTTATTTCGAACACTGGATTCCACCTTCACAAACTCACATGTCAGATGTGTGGGTATAAATTCATAtaaaaataattcatttaaaaATGGCTGTGATGTGCATGTTTTGAATCTCATTAGAAACTGTGATTACTTGTGAGGGACATCATAGCAGTGTTAATTTTGTGGTCTGAGCCGAGTATGGATTTATCGTGCTGGCAGCtacactccagcaatatcacacctgttaacacctgaaatgggcttaacacctACCAGTGTGGGGAATAAAAATGATGGTCTGATGATCAAAAGCTTTTACCCCATTGCCTTACTCTTCTCAGATATAACTGCATCATGATGATAACAGGGAGATTTACAAACACAAGCATGTTGTAAGCTCCCTTTGATCCAATATATTCAGGTGTTATAAGTGTCATTACCTTCCTATTATGAAAAAATGTGTCATataaaaactaaacaaaaatTCATATGAGGGGCATCAACATGACAGTAACAAAATATCATTACAAAATAAAATAGCAAACATGTGTAACTTACTATAAAACAATTTTCCCACAATGTCAATCAACTCAAGCATGTTGAAAGCAATAAGAACAATATTTCTTTCAATTCATTTCTGTTTTATACCAACCACATGTGCTTCACAACAATGCAATTAAAAGCATAAGATGCAGAATTTAACAAACATGGTGAACCCTCTTTAGAACAGTGAAAAATCCTAATCACTTCAATTAAACTGTGGAACCCAATGGACTAGTATGGAATATTATCACTGCGACAAAATTTCCATTAATTATTTAATTTTGGGctgttgaaaaatatatcatgaacaactcACAAAAAAATGTGCATAAAAAATGCATTGACACAGACCACCTTGGACACAATAAATAAAGGTATGAAGTTCCCTCAGTTGCCAATAAGCCCCCAGACATTGCTGAGacaataaaaatacaacatatgCTAAATCAACAAATATGGGGATTGCACTGACTCAGTATTAATGTATAGATCATGACGCCATGAAATGAACTGCAGTATGTTTGAGaacattgttttattttgtaacaAGTACCACAGAAAAGCTGTCTGAATCAATATGATGATGTTGAAACATGAATACAAATACAGACCATCTTCAACTTGACAATTAAATATAGTCTGTTGTCTTGAATTAGTCATCAGTAAGCAAGGATGGAACCTGACCTGACCCTCCCAGGTGCAGTCGAGTGTGTCACACACTGAAAGAGATATAGAATATATGGTGATCACTGTGTATTTCTGTCAAGTCAGAGTTTCCATGAACATTTGTACACCACATTTGTTAAGTGTCCGTACTTATACCTAGACACCAGTATAGAATCAGGTGAGCCTCACTGTTGACCAAGTCAGGTGGTAAACTGATGTCAGGAGCTCAGAATTTGCTGTTTGAAGTGTTCTCTGATGTGTTCAGCAACTTTAATACGTTTtctctttcttctttttttcttttctttaattGGTGTTTGAAGACTGGGTTTATGTTGCTTAGATTTACAAGACAAGGGATTCGGTCCCTTTATTTTCTTCTTCCTTTTCGCCATCTCCTGTTCCCCAAACTCGTCAAGTTTCAACTTTTTTAACACATTGTGTTCATATTCTGTTGGTCCCAGTTTGTCAGCCATGGCATTTGCAGCTTTTTCCTTGGAGGCTTCTGAAGGTGTTTCTATGGTGACAGTATTGTGAGCGATGTACAACAGTGGGATGCCTGGCTTCGTCCGGGACACCTCGGTCAAGTCTGGGTCCTATGGTGAAATACAGAAATGAAAAAGAGGacaatatatttcatcatgCAGTCCTCTAATACATGGACCCAATGTAAGAGTGCTTGTTCCACAAATAGAATTTCACAAAACTAATTAAAGGTCAGTAGTATTCCGTCTACAGGATGCCCATAACAAGCACCTGATCAACAGTCAGCTCTAAAACAATCATGGTACATCATAAACCAGAGGCATGTGCAACAGAATGAGTATTCGTTCAGTGAGCATGTGTGTACACTCTTAACAGCTGTCGAACAGTAACTGTCCTCGTCTGTATCTTTCCTCGTGATAACCCAGGAAGAACTCACAGCGGTCCTTTATCAGTTCTTTTGTGACATGGAGCTTAGAGACAAGTTCttataataaatatatcaaatagCAGTTTTCCACTtgtatgtcatgttattatgttagTTATCGTGCTATGATTGAAACAGAAAGTTTCTCTGAAACTTTCATTTCCTTAAGGGGGAGAGTGTTgcgagagtgtgttttctgtaatttgcatTGTTAtggattaagtgatagttattgttgggtcacaatgttgaGACTTtcgagtgatagttattatgggtcacatttaaTATTATGGTTATAGTATTTTGGcagtagcgctttagagttgcctccctctAGGCACTCTTCCATTGGGATGTGTTTTGACTATCGGTAAACACCAGACCAATTGCGAAATTTCCATACATCACTGGAATGCTTATGAATCAGtgattgtgtatatataaggctggttgttgtgctAACCTGGTAACCATCATACTGGTGTTGCATCATCATTCAGCCAACCTATATCTATCTGCCTCTTCATCAAAGATAAACCTACATTCAAAACTGCTTGCTGCGTAACATTTAGCataactgtttcactgaaaaccaagactttggtgagttgatattatactTGTGACCCACTGGTTAAGATTTGACtaagttgcattgtactagaaacctctattgtgaatcattgtatcttgctcatTGGTCactacataatattgaatagttctgaggggatttcttataccttttttcacggcaaattattaaccataacacataACAGTGGTGTTTAGCCAAATTCCAGGCTGCTTTAGTTCATTTCTTTTCAGAGGCACCATTGAAAACCACCTAGCAAAACTGTCAAATCATCTGGCGTGACTGCTCTCAAGTGGTCATGCCTGTATTCACAAGTACgcaagacttcattttcattcagCAGCACACAATTGTGAATACTTGCGAGCATTCGTTATGTTGAACACACCACTGATCTACTCAACACTGACCAAAGGGAGTCTTAttcataaatgatgaaacatgtCAGTCATTACCAGACATAGATACACATAGGAATGTTGATTAATTTAAGCGATCATGCAAAAGCATACTTTTGAACAAGTATATCAAGAGAAGACAATCAACTACCTGTGTAGCAAGCATGTACTTCTGCTTGTTCCGCTTCCTGATGAGCGACTTGAGGCAATGGGAGGCTGGGACAGGGTTCTTGTGGCCACACTTAGCTACTTCATACTGACGCAACACTTTGAGTGGTCCATATAGGACACTTCCTGCAACACAGACCCTACATCATATTTGACAGACATGTCAGTATATATGACTCAGTATTTAAGACTTAAAATTTAAGTCTATTTTTATTCACATttatatcaattaacaaggaTTACTTTTATGATAAGCAACGACAATGAGGaagaaaacatgacatttgcATTTACCAAGAATCAAAAGTATGAATACAAACATCACATCTAGCTCTTTACTAAACATCATTATAACACataggttttttttaaaaaataaaaacaaaaataaaaacacccAATGACCT
Above is a genomic segment from Haliotis asinina isolate JCU_RB_2024 chromosome 7, JCU_Hal_asi_v2, whole genome shotgun sequence containing:
- the LOC137290592 gene encoding rRNA-processing protein UTP23 homolog, which translates into the protein MKVKRGKHARRILTFYKGNFGFESPYKILVDGTFCKAALSFKVNIAEQVPKYFDSEVKLLTSACVMAECELFGSVLYGPLKVLRQYEVAKCGHKNPVPASHCLKSLIRKRNKQKYMLATQDPDLTEVSRTKPGIPLLYIAHNTVTIETPSEASKEKAANAMADKLGPTEYEHNVLKKLKLDEFGEQEMAKRKKKIKGPNPLSCKSKQHKPSLQTPIKEKKKRRKRKRIKVAEHIREHFKQQILSS